The Mesotoga infera sequence ACCTCTTTAAGGAGCAACTCTTTCTGAGCAAAATAAGCTCCGCCGATGACAACACTGTAAGGCTCAAGGGCCGCTCTGACAAGTAGATCAGGTCTGTAAAGCTCTTGAGGAAGAACCTTCCTCAGAGTGCTGTCGATTATCGGGAAAATCCGGTCATACTGGTTGAAGCCAATACCACCTCCTATCAGAAGTCTTGCCGGATCGAGAAGCATAATTGCATTGGCAAATGCAAG is a genomic window containing:
- a CDS encoding ROK family protein; translated protein: LAFANAIMLLDPARLLIGGGIGFNQYDRIFPIIDSTLRKVLPQELYRPDLLVRAALEPYSVVIGGAYFAQKELLLKEVLGGTSGF